The following proteins are co-located in the Hevea brasiliensis isolate MT/VB/25A 57/8 chromosome 11, ASM3005281v1, whole genome shotgun sequence genome:
- the LOC110638634 gene encoding uncharacterized protein LOC110638634: MSSKDAEASNLSEVQEERGREEARVQPKRRAKSKESARGAVVPSDLVEAFEARLAKLELAVGDIMDTLDSREEEQEAMKEELEGAMQGALNSFIDSINKSMEEFRGAIAAEISSLKEDVAICKAAVSAGVTTASVAPKIKVPEPPKFGGKRDAKELDNFFWLVEQYLDALNVVDDATKIKTTTLYLEHDAILWWRRRHAEMERGLVEIRTWEAFKGELKKQFYPENAEEVAMKKLRGLKHTGSLKDYIREYSSLMLEIPDMPDKSRLLYFLDGLQRWAEQELKRRGVQDLASAIAVAESLVEFSKGQAKKEKPKKGNYGKGGGDKPHKAGKPFKPKEKQQQGEGSSKDRSRPKNDCFLCGGAHWVRECPTRAKLNAIASTYEGTSQEGEAAQLGTLRVMNAVRAKVATGETTKARPIPKLQPGKALIFVGAKVNGVDTKALLDSGANQNLVSVEEAARLGLKVAKEPGCMKAVDQPAKPLFGVAHGVPLQLGNWVGTVDLSVVPLKDFQLVIGLDFMERVLPFSLTEDGCMTFRSAGQDYTVAVERQPVQGGVLSAMQVAKGVKKGEETFLVAYKEEGNPSNSLDIPHDVSKLLLEFADVMPPELPKKLPPRREVDHAIELEPGAKPPAMVPYRMAPPELEELRRQLKELLEAGFIRPSKAPYGAPVLFQKKHDGSLRMCIDYRALNKVTVKNKYPIPLVDELFDRLGKARWFSKLDLRSGYWQVRIAEGDESKTTCVTRYGSYEFLVMPFGLTNALATFYTLMNKIFHQFLDKFVVVYLDDIVVYSESLEDYVQHRRKVLVD; this comes from the coding sequence ATGTCAAGCAAAGACGCTGAAGCAAGCAACCTCTCGGAGGTGCAAGAGGAAAGAGGGCGTGAGGAAGCCCGTGTGCAGCCAAAGAGGCGAGCCAAGTCGAAGGAGTCGGCTAGGGGAGCTGTTGTTCCTTCGGATTTGGTAGAAGCCTTCGAAGCAAGGCTGGCCAAGCTGGAGTTGGCCGTGGGGGATATCATGGACACTCTTGACTCGCGGGAGGAAGAGCAGGAGGCCATGAAGGAGGAACTCGAGGGGGCTATGCAAGGTGCGTTGAATTCCTTCATCGATTCCATCAATAAGTCCATGGAGGAATTTCGTGGTGCCATTGCTGCGGAAATTTCGTCCCTTAAGGAAGATGTGGCTATTTGCAAGGCTGCTGTATCTGCTGGAGTCACTACAGCTAGTGTTGCCCCGAAGATTAAAGTCCCGGAACCACCAAAATTTGGAGGTAAGAGAGATGCTAAAGAACTTGATAACTTTTTTTGGCTTGTTGAGCAATACTTGGATGCCTTGAATGTTGTTGATGATGCTACCAAAATCAAAACCACCACTCTCTACCTTGAACATGATGCTATCCTTTGGTGGAGACGTCGTCATGCCGAGATGGAGAGGGGACTGGTGGAGATTCGCACTTGGGAGGCATTCAAGGGGGAACTAAAGAAGCAATTCTACCCCGAAAATGCCGAAGAAGTTGCGATGAAGAAGCTGCGTGGGTTAAAGCATACGGGATCCCTTAAGGATTACATTCGGGAGTACTCCTCCCTTATGCTGGAAATCCCCGACATGCCCGACAAAAGCCGCTTGCTATATTTTCTTGATGGGCTGCAGCGGTGGGCAGAACAAGAACTGAAGCGAAGGGGTGTCCAAGATCTTGCTAGCGCGATTGCTGTGGCCGAATCGCTGGTGGAATTCTCTAAGGGGCAGGCTAAGAAAGAAAAGCCTAAGAAGGGCAACTATGGCAAAGGTGGGGGAGACAAGCCCCACAAGGCAGGCAAGCCTTTTAAGCCAAAGGAGAAGCAGCAGCAGGGGGAAGGAAGTAGCAAGGATCGGTCTAGGCCGAAGAACGACTGCTTTCTCTGTGGCGGGGCTCATTGGGTGCGTGAGTGCCCCACTCGAGCCAAGCTGAATGCCATCGCATCTACCTACGAAGGGACATCCCAAGAAGGGGAGGCCGCGCAACTGGGGACGTTGCGGGTGATGAACGCTGTGCGAGCCAAGGTAGCCACGGGGGAGACTACCAAGGCTAGGCCAATTCCCAAACTCCAGCCAGGGAAGGCCTTGATATTTGTGGGCGCCAAGGTGAATGGTGTGGACACCAAGGCGTTGCTGGATAGTGGGGCAAACCAAAACCTCGTTTCGGTGGAGGAAGCTGCCAGGTTAGGCCTAAAGGTGGCCAAGGAGCCTGGATGCATGAAGGCAGTAGACCAACCTGCCAAACCTCTTTTCGGTGTTGCTCATGGTGTGCCCCTACAGCTTGGAAATTGGGTAGGCACCGTTGATTTGAGCGTGGTGCCTTTGAAGGATTTCCAATTGGTCATCGGGCTAGACTTCATGGAGAGAGTCTTGCCCTTCTCCTTGACCGAGGATGGGTGCATGACGTTTAGGAGTGCTGGCCAAGATTATACGGTGGCTGTGGAGCGACAGCCAGTGCAAGGGGGAGTTCTTTCTGCTATGCAAGTAGCCAAGGGAGTCAAGAAGGGGGAGGAGACATTTCTGGTAGCCTACAAGGAAGAAGGTAACCCCTCTAACTCTCTTGATATCCCTCATGATGTTTCTAAGCTATTGCTAGAATTTGCCGATGTTATGCCCCCGGAATTGCCCAAGAAACTTCCCCCTAGAAGGGAGGTCGATCATGCTATTGAGCTGGAACCGGGTGCAAAACCCCCAGCAATGGTTCCTTATCGGATGGCTCCTCCAGAATTAGAAGAATTGCGGAGGCAGTTAAAAGAGCTATTGGAGGCCGGTTTCATCCGCCCCTCCAAGGCTCCTTACGGTGCCCCTGTGCTGTTCCAGAAGAAACACGATGGCAGCCTTCGCATGTGCATCGACTATCGGGCGTTGAACAAGGTAAcggtgaaaaacaaatacccgATACCTTTGGTGGATGAGCTGTTCGATCGGTTGGGCAAAGCTCGATGGttttcaaagctagacttaaggTCGGGCTATTGGCAAGTTCGGATTGCTGAAGGGGATGAATCCAAGACTACTTGCGTGACCCGTTATGGCTCCTACGAATTTCTGGTCATGCCCTTTGGGCTGACAAACGCGCTAGCAACATTCTACACCCTCATGAATAAAATCTTCCACCAATTCTTGGACAAGTTTGTAGTGGTATACTTGGATGACATCGTGGTCTATAGTGAAAGCTTGGAGGACTACGTCCAGCATCGGAGGAAGGTGTTGGTCGATTAA